In a single window of the Thermus amyloliquefaciens genome:
- a CDS encoding cupredoxin domain-containing protein, with the protein MVDEHKAHKAILAYEKGWLAFSLIMLVVFIALIAYTLATHTAGVIPAGKLERVNPATVRTEGPWADPAQAVVQTGPNQYTVYALAYAFGYQPNPIEVPKGAEIIFKITSPDVIHGFHVEGTNINVEVLPGEVSTVRYTFKEAGEYRIICNQYCGLGHQNMFGKIVVKE; encoded by the coding sequence ATGGTGGACGAGCACAAGGCCCACAAGGCAATCCTGGCCTACGAGAAGGGGTGGTTGGCCTTCTCCTTGATCATGCTGGTGGTCTTTATCGCCCTCATCGCCTACACCCTGGCCACCCACACCGCAGGGGTGATCCCCGCAGGGAAGCTGGAGCGGGTGAATCCAGCCACGGTCCGCACCGAAGGCCCTTGGGCCGATCCCGCTCAGGCCGTGGTGCAGACCGGCCCCAACCAGTACACGGTCTATGCCTTGGCCTATGCCTTCGGATATCAGCCAAACCCCATAGAAGTCCCCAAGGGGGCGGAGATCATCTTCAAGATCACCAGCCCCGACGTGATCCACGGCTTCCACGTGGAGGGAACCAACATCAACGTGGAGGTCCTCCCTGGGGAGGTATCCACCGTGCGCTACACCTTCAAGGAGGCCGGGGAGTACCGCATCATCTGCAACCAGTACTGTGGCCTTGGCCAC
- a CDS encoding cytochrome c oxidase subunit 2A: MEEKPVGAIGVIVVLTLTILIFWLGVYAVFFARG; the protein is encoded by the coding sequence ATGGAGGAAAAACCGGTGGGCGCCATAGGAGTGATAGTGGTTCTTACCCTCACCATCCTGATCTTCTGGCTGGGGGTATACGCTGTCTTCTTCGCTAGGGGGTAG
- a CDS encoding GTP-binding protein: MSTINFANREINFKIVYYGPGLSGKTTNLKWIYSKIPEGRKGEMVSLATEDERTLFFDFLPLDLGEVKGFKTRFHLYTVPGQVFYNASRKLILRGVDGIVFVADSAPNRLRANAESMRNMRENLAEYGLKVEDLPVVLQVNKRDLPEALPVEMVQAVVDPEGRFPVFEAVATEGKGVFETLKEVSRLVLARVGTT; the protein is encoded by the coding sequence ATGAGCACCATCAACTTTGCCAATCGCGAGATCAACTTCAAGATCGTCTACTACGGTCCGGGGCTTTCCGGAAAAACCACCAACTTGAAATGGATTTACAGCAAGATCCCCGAGGGCCGCAAGGGGGAGATGGTTTCCCTGGCCACCGAGGACGAGCGCACCCTGTTCTTTGACTTTCTTCCCCTGGACCTGGGCGAGGTGAAGGGTTTCAAAACCCGCTTCCACCTCTACACCGTCCCGGGGCAGGTCTTCTACAACGCCAGCCGCAAGCTGATCCTGAGGGGCGTGGACGGCATCGTCTTTGTGGCGGACTCCGCGCCCAACCGGCTTCGGGCCAACGCGGAGAGCATGCGCAACATGCGGGAGAACCTGGCGGAATACGGCCTCAAGGTGGAGGACCTCCCGGTGGTGCTCCAGGTGAACAAGCGGGACCTGCCGGAGGCCCTGCCCGTGGAGATGGTCCAGGCCGTGGTGGACCCCGAGGGGCGTTTCCCCGTCTTTGAAGCCGTGGCCACCGAAGGGAAGGGGGTCTTTGAGACCCTGAAGGAGGTAAGCCGCCTGGTCCTGGCCAGGGTGGGAACCACATAA
- a CDS encoding roadblock/LC7 domain-containing protein — protein MVEPSLVLYGALYQRAMDVLQEALQETGARYALFIDRKGFVLAHKEALWAPKPPPLDSLATLVAGNAAATQALAKLLGEARFQEVVHQGERMGLYVDEAGEAALLVLVFDENAPLGKVKLHGKRAAEALARIAEEALANPPKLNLDTQYREEAKALLDELLGN, from the coding sequence ATGGTGGAACCCTCCTTGGTCCTTTACGGGGCCCTGTACCAAAGGGCCATGGACGTGCTCCAGGAGGCCCTCCAGGAAACCGGGGCCCGCTACGCCCTATTCATTGACCGCAAGGGGTTCGTCCTGGCGCACAAGGAGGCCCTCTGGGCCCCCAAGCCTCCCCCCTTGGACTCCCTGGCCACCTTGGTGGCGGGCAACGCCGCCGCCACCCAGGCCTTGGCCAAGCTGCTAGGGGAAGCGCGCTTCCAAGAGGTGGTGCACCAAGGGGAGCGCATGGGGCTTTATGTGGACGAGGCGGGCGAGGCGGCCCTCCTGGTGCTGGTCTTTGACGAGAACGCCCCCCTGGGCAAGGTCAAGCTCCACGGGAAGCGGGCCGCAGAAGCCCTAGCCCGCATTGCCGAAGAAGCCCTCGCCAACCCGCCCAAGCTGAACCTGGACACCCAGTACCGCGAGGAGGCCAAGGCCCTTTTGGACGAGCTCTTGGGCAACTAG
- a CDS encoding M20/M25/M40 family metallo-hydrolase: MRSFLQEAKGLLAELVALPTVSAEGKALEAGAAKVAEVLEGLGLKAELHRGYGPPVVYAEGGEGEGALLFYNHYDVQPPDPLELWESEPFRLEERNGAWYGRGTHDDKGELVARIMALRLFREKHGFLPRVKFVVEGEEEVGSPHLADYLRDKEDLLRSEAVVWEAGGVDAKGRPYLYAGLKGIVALELRVRTAGFDLHSSYGAVVENPIYRLSRALASLRDEEGRVLIPGFYDRVRPLTPKEMEVLAEIPDESEALREAFGVRDFLGGARDEEFNQRLYAEPCVNFNGFHSGYGGPGSKTVLPAEAFAKLDFRLVPDQDPEEIPILLRRHLEAQGFHDVEVVVLEKGEHPARSDLAHPFLDLVRKALEEAFGTKPVLYPNMAGSGPMYPFLHHLKAPAVGLGVGYPGSRVHSPNEHIRIQDFERGTLALLRLLELHFLGR, from the coding sequence ATGAGGTCCTTTTTGCAGGAGGCCAAGGGGCTTTTGGCGGAACTGGTGGCCCTGCCCACGGTGAGCGCGGAAGGGAAGGCCCTCGAGGCGGGGGCGGCCAAGGTGGCCGAGGTTTTGGAGGGGCTCGGGCTGAAAGCGGAGCTTCATCGCGGTTACGGGCCCCCGGTGGTCTACGCCGAGGGGGGCGAGGGGGAAGGGGCACTTTTGTTTTACAACCACTACGATGTTCAGCCCCCCGATCCCTTGGAGCTATGGGAAAGCGAGCCCTTTCGTCTGGAGGAGCGCAACGGGGCCTGGTATGGCCGCGGCACCCACGACGACAAGGGGGAGCTGGTGGCCAGGATCATGGCCTTGCGCCTGTTCCGGGAAAAGCACGGCTTCCTGCCCCGGGTGAAGTTCGTGGTGGAGGGGGAGGAGGAGGTGGGAAGCCCTCACCTGGCGGACTACCTAAGGGACAAGGAGGACCTCCTAAGGTCCGAGGCCGTGGTCTGGGAGGCGGGGGGAGTGGACGCCAAGGGCCGGCCTTACCTCTATGCGGGGCTTAAGGGCATCGTGGCCCTGGAGCTCAGGGTGCGCACCGCGGGGTTTGACCTCCACTCCTCCTATGGGGCGGTGGTGGAAAACCCCATCTACCGCTTGAGCCGGGCCCTGGCCAGCCTGCGGGATGAGGAAGGGAGGGTCCTTATCCCCGGGTTTTACGACCGGGTCCGGCCCCTCACCCCCAAGGAGATGGAGGTGCTGGCGGAGATCCCCGACGAATCGGAGGCCTTAAGGGAGGCCTTTGGTGTGCGGGACTTCCTGGGCGGGGCCAGGGACGAGGAGTTTAACCAGCGCCTCTACGCGGAGCCCTGCGTGAACTTCAACGGGTTTCACTCGGGGTACGGTGGGCCGGGCTCCAAGACGGTGTTGCCGGCGGAGGCCTTCGCCAAACTGGATTTCCGCCTGGTCCCCGACCAGGACCCGGAGGAGATCCCCATCCTCTTGCGGCGGCACCTCGAGGCCCAGGGGTTTCACGACGTGGAGGTGGTGGTCCTGGAAAAGGGGGAGCATCCCGCGCGCTCGGACCTTGCCCATCCCTTCCTGGACCTGGTGCGGAAGGCCCTGGAAGAGGCCTTTGGGACCAAGCCCGTTCTCTACCCCAACATGGCGGGGTCGGGCCCCATGTACCCCTTCCTCCACCACCTGAAGGCCCCGGCGGTGGGCCTGGGGGTGGGGTACCCAGGGAGCCGGGTGCACAGCCCCAACGAGCACATCCGTATCCAGGACTTTGAGCGCGGGACCCTGGCCCTCCTGCGGCTTTTGGAGCTCCACTTCCTGGGCCGCTAG
- the speB gene encoding agmatinase, whose product MRLVFGERDTPYQEARVVVLPVPYDLSLSFLPGARLGPEAILLASRELEPFLLELMVAPEEVGIHAAEPVPWVAGSAEASHALIREAALEHLRAGKFVVSLGGDHSITHPLVQAHREALGEFSILHIDAHADLYPEWQGSVYSHASPFHRLLEEGFPLVQVGIRAMDRESLALARERGVGLFPAHRLHREGLPLGEILGALGERVYISLDFDALDPSLMPSVGTPLPGGLTYRQVVDLLGAVFREKEVVGMDFVELSPNGQFHAEMTAAQLVYHAIGLKGLQAGWLEAATP is encoded by the coding sequence ATGCGCCTGGTCTTTGGTGAGCGCGATACCCCTTACCAGGAGGCCCGGGTGGTGGTCCTGCCCGTGCCCTACGACCTTTCCCTGTCCTTCCTGCCGGGGGCGAGGCTTGGCCCTGAGGCCATCTTGCTGGCTAGCCGGGAGCTGGAGCCTTTTCTCCTGGAGCTCATGGTGGCCCCGGAGGAGGTGGGGATCCATGCCGCGGAGCCCGTGCCCTGGGTGGCGGGAAGCGCGGAGGCCAGCCACGCCCTGATCCGGGAAGCGGCCCTTGAGCACCTGCGGGCGGGCAAGTTCGTGGTTTCCCTGGGGGGGGACCACTCCATCACCCATCCCCTGGTCCAGGCCCACCGCGAGGCGCTGGGGGAGTTTTCCATCCTGCACATCGATGCCCACGCGGACCTTTACCCGGAGTGGCAAGGCTCGGTCTACTCCCACGCATCCCCCTTCCACCGGCTCCTAGAGGAGGGCTTTCCCCTGGTGCAGGTGGGCATCCGGGCCATGGACAGGGAGTCCTTGGCCCTGGCCCGGGAGCGGGGGGTGGGGCTTTTCCCCGCCCACCGGCTTCACCGGGAGGGGCTACCCCTGGGGGAGATCCTGGGGGCCCTAGGGGAGCGGGTCTACATCAGTTTGGATTTTGATGCCCTGGACCCTTCCCTCATGCCCAGCGTGGGCACCCCCCTCCCCGGGGGCCTCACCTACCGCCAGGTGGTGGACCTCCTGGGGGCGGTGTTCCGGGAGAAGGAGGTGGTGGGGATGGACTTCGTGGAGCTTTCGCCCAATGGGCAGTTCCATGCGGAGATGACCGCGGCCCAGCTGGTCTACCACGCCATCGGCCTAAAGGGCCTCCAGGCGGGCTGGCTCGAGGCGGCCACCCCCTAA
- a CDS encoding alpha/beta hydrolase family protein encodes MVRWVLCLGLLLHGWVRAEPLTLPDLWQRSYGEGGFRVERVLGEGPSFTRLQFSHLSDGLRVHGFANLPKGKGPFPVVVVLHGYVEPSRYRLLAYTTPYADFFAREGYLVLHPNYRGHPPSEGRPAGGLRHAYAVDVLNLLAEVRKGALPQADGRRIALFGHSMGGGIAQVVALVDPRLKGVVLQGSMSGDERRNLERIHRWSGGARGLELWALPAKTLAEASAWTYLERVAVPFSVHHGTQDAQVPPEWSWELCRRLKALGKPVECFRYPAGHLFRGEADRVFRQRVLDFFGRVLR; translated from the coding sequence ATGGTCCGCTGGGTTCTTTGCCTGGGGCTCCTCCTCCACGGGTGGGTGCGGGCCGAGCCCCTTACCCTTCCCGACCTTTGGCAGAGGTCGTACGGGGAGGGGGGGTTCCGCGTGGAACGGGTTTTGGGGGAGGGGCCTTCCTTCACCCGCCTTCAGTTCTCCCACCTTTCCGATGGCCTTCGGGTCCATGGGTTTGCCAACCTGCCCAAGGGCAAGGGCCCCTTTCCCGTGGTGGTGGTCCTCCATGGCTACGTGGAGCCGAGCCGCTACCGCCTCCTGGCCTATACCACCCCTTATGCGGACTTCTTCGCCAGGGAAGGGTACCTGGTCCTGCACCCCAACTATCGGGGCCATCCCCCCTCGGAGGGGCGGCCCGCCGGGGGCCTGCGCCACGCGTATGCGGTGGACGTGCTCAACTTGCTGGCCGAGGTGCGCAAGGGTGCCCTGCCCCAAGCGGATGGGAGGCGCATCGCCCTCTTCGGCCACTCCATGGGCGGGGGGATCGCCCAGGTGGTGGCCTTGGTGGATCCCCGCCTGAAGGGGGTGGTGCTCCAGGGCAGCATGAGCGGGGACGAGAGGCGGAACCTGGAGCGGATCCATCGCTGGTCGGGGGGCGCTCGAGGCCTTGAGCTTTGGGCCTTGCCCGCAAAAACCCTGGCGGAGGCTTCCGCCTGGACCTACCTGGAGAGGGTCGCTGTGCCCTTCAGCGTCCACCACGGCACCCAGGATGCCCAGGTGCCCCCGGAGTGGTCGTGGGAGCTTTGCCGAAGGCTTAAGGCCTTGGGGAAGCCGGTGGAGTGCTTCCGTTACCCTGCGGGCCACCTTTTCCGCGGGGAGGCGGACCGGGTCTTCCGCCAAAGGGTCCTGGACTTTTTCGGGCGGGTCTTGCGCTAA
- the efp gene encoding elongation factor P, which yields MISVTDLRPGTKVKMEGGLWECVEYQHQKIGRGGAKVVAKFKNLETGATIERTFNSGEKLEDIYVETRELQYLYQEGDDLVFMDLETYEQFHLPKDQVEAARFLKEGMTVLGDMYEGRPLKITPPTVVELKVVDTPPGVRGDTVSGGSKPATLETGAVVQVPLFVEPGEVIKVDTRTGQYVGRA from the coding sequence ATGATCAGCGTGACCGATCTACGGCCCGGCACCAAGGTCAAGATGGAAGGCGGCTTGTGGGAGTGCGTGGAGTACCAGCACCAGAAGATCGGCCGTGGCGGGGCCAAGGTGGTGGCCAAGTTCAAGAACTTGGAAACGGGGGCCACCATTGAGCGCACCTTCAACTCCGGGGAGAAGCTGGAGGACATCTACGTGGAGACCCGGGAGCTCCAGTACCTGTACCAGGAGGGGGACGACCTGGTCTTCATGGACCTCGAGACCTACGAGCAGTTCCACCTGCCCAAGGACCAGGTGGAGGCGGCGCGGTTTCTCAAGGAGGGGATGACCGTCCTGGGGGACATGTACGAGGGGCGCCCCCTGAAGATCACCCCCCCCACCGTGGTGGAGCTCAAGGTGGTGGACACGCCCCCGGGGGTGCGGGGGGACACGGTTTCCGGCGGGAGCAAACCCGCCACCCTGGAGACCGGAGCGGTGGTCCAGGTGCCCCTGTTTGTGGAGCCCGGCGAGGTCATCAAGGTGGACACCCGCACGGGCCAGTACGTGGGCCGCGCCTGA
- the accB gene encoding acetyl-CoA carboxylase biotin carboxyl carrier protein, translating into MTPKELKQILQALVEHGVSELTLETPDYKLTVRRGGEVQVVALPQGITAPSASTPPPLPTPATSGVPVPAAPAPEASLEAPEAKEAKGAEEGCPGCVEVRAPIVGTFYRAPAPDAPPYVKEGDRVEKGQVLCIIEAMKLMNEIESEVSGIVKKILVKNGEPVEYGQPLFLIQPL; encoded by the coding sequence ATGACGCCCAAGGAGCTGAAGCAGATCCTGCAGGCCCTGGTGGAGCACGGGGTGAGCGAGCTCACCCTGGAGACCCCGGACTACAAGCTCACCGTACGCCGAGGGGGCGAGGTGCAGGTGGTGGCCTTGCCGCAAGGGATAACCGCCCCTTCCGCCTCCACCCCGCCTCCCTTGCCCACGCCCGCCACTTCGGGCGTGCCGGTTCCTGCGGCTCCGGCCCCGGAGGCTTCCCTCGAGGCCCCCGAGGCGAAGGAGGCCAAGGGGGCAGAGGAGGGGTGCCCGGGTTGCGTGGAGGTGAGGGCCCCCATCGTGGGTACCTTCTACCGGGCCCCGGCCCCCGACGCCCCCCCTTACGTGAAGGAAGGGGACCGGGTGGAGAAGGGCCAGGTGCTCTGCATCATCGAGGCCATGAAGCTCATGAACGAGATTGAGTCGGAGGTTTCGGGCATCGTTAAGAAGATCTTGGTGAAAAATGGAGAGCCCGTGGAGTACGGGCAGCCCCTTTTCCTGATCCAGCCGCTATGA
- the accC gene encoding acetyl-CoA carboxylase biotin carboxylase subunit, giving the protein MKKVLIANRGEIALRIIRAAKELGIKTVVAHSTADEKSLPVLLADEAICIGPPPSGQSYLNIPNLLSAAIVTGADAIHPGYGFLAENATFAEMCRDHGITFIGPTPENMRALGDKATARKVAREAGVPTVPGTDELESVEEAKRAAQEIGYPVILKASAGGGGRGMRLVHTEEELERAVQQAQEEARAAFGNPAVYLEKYIEEPKHIEIQVLGDGENVIHLWERDCSIQRRHQKLLEEAPSTLPLETRKAIAEAAARLARHVGYVSAGTLEFLVDKEGNFYFIEMNTRIQVEHPVTEMITGIDLVQAQFRIAMGEKLWLRQEEVEVRGHALEVRVNAEDPEKGFRPSIGKVETLLFPGGPGIRVDSHLYAGYQIPPHYDSLIAKIIAWAPTREEAIKRMERALSETVIEGPGLKTTIPFHQRVLQNAFFRRGAVYTNFVARRMEM; this is encoded by the coding sequence ATGAAAAAGGTTCTGATCGCCAACCGAGGGGAGATCGCCCTGAGGATTATCCGGGCCGCCAAGGAGTTGGGGATCAAGACCGTGGTGGCCCACTCCACCGCCGACGAGAAGAGCCTGCCGGTGCTCTTGGCCGACGAGGCCATCTGCATCGGCCCGCCCCCCTCGGGGCAGAGCTACCTGAACATCCCCAACCTGCTTTCCGCGGCCATCGTGACCGGGGCCGACGCCATCCACCCCGGGTACGGCTTCCTGGCGGAAAACGCCACCTTTGCCGAGATGTGCCGGGACCACGGCATCACCTTCATCGGCCCCACCCCGGAGAACATGCGGGCCCTGGGGGACAAGGCCACCGCCAGGAAGGTGGCGCGGGAGGCTGGGGTGCCCACGGTTCCGGGGACGGATGAGCTTGAGAGCGTGGAGGAGGCCAAGCGCGCCGCCCAGGAGATCGGCTACCCCGTGATCCTCAAGGCCTCCGCCGGGGGCGGGGGCAGGGGGATGCGCTTGGTGCACACCGAGGAGGAGCTGGAGAGGGCGGTCCAGCAGGCCCAGGAGGAGGCCCGGGCCGCCTTTGGCAACCCCGCCGTCTATCTGGAGAAGTACATTGAGGAGCCCAAGCACATCGAGATCCAGGTCCTGGGGGATGGGGAGAACGTCATCCACCTTTGGGAGAGGGACTGCTCCATCCAGCGCCGGCACCAGAAGCTCTTGGAGGAGGCCCCCAGCACCCTGCCCTTGGAGACCCGGAAGGCCATCGCCGAGGCGGCTGCCCGGCTCGCTCGGCACGTGGGGTATGTCTCCGCGGGCACCCTGGAGTTTCTGGTGGATAAGGAGGGGAATTTTTACTTCATTGAGATGAACACCCGCATCCAGGTGGAGCACCCCGTGACCGAGATGATCACGGGGATTGACCTGGTCCAGGCCCAGTTCCGCATCGCCATGGGGGAGAAGCTCTGGCTCCGGCAGGAGGAGGTGGAGGTCCGGGGGCATGCCCTCGAGGTGCGGGTCAACGCCGAGGACCCGGAGAAGGGCTTTAGGCCCTCCATCGGCAAGGTGGAAACCCTCCTTTTCCCCGGGGGGCCGGGGATCCGGGTGGACAGCCACCTCTATGCGGGGTACCAGATCCCGCCCCACTACGACAGCTTGATCGCCAAGATCATCGCCTGGGCCCCCACCCGGGAGGAGGCCATCAAGCGCATGGAAAGGGCCCTTTCCGAGACGGTCATCGAGGGGCCCGGCCTCAAGACCACCATCCCCTTCCACCAAAGGGTGCTGCAAAACGCCTTCTTCCGCCGGGGGGCGGTCTACACCAACTTCGTGGCCCGGCGGATGGAGATGTAG
- a CDS encoding Asp23/Gls24 family envelope stress response protein encodes MVEYEISDHALEGLVAHALSEVQGVRLLETTPRSLGEVFRRMKPIKVERTPEGFTVDLVLSVDYGVPIPEVAQAVQKAVREALYLATGEKVLAVNLTVAQVEYRKEAHA; translated from the coding sequence ATGGTGGAGTACGAGATCAGCGACCATGCCCTCGAGGGGCTGGTGGCCCATGCCCTTTCCGAGGTCCAGGGGGTGCGGCTTCTGGAAACCACCCCCCGCTCCCTGGGGGAGGTTTTCCGGCGGATGAAGCCCATCAAGGTGGAGCGCACCCCCGAGGGGTTCACCGTGGACCTGGTCCTTTCCGTGGACTACGGGGTTCCCATCCCCGAGGTGGCCCAGGCGGTGCAGAAGGCCGTGAGGGAGGCCCTTTACCTGGCCACGGGGGAGAAGGTGTTGGCGGTCAACCTCACCGTGGCCCAGGTGGAGTACCGGAAGGAGGCCCATGCTTAG
- the nusB gene encoding transcription antitermination factor NusB: protein MLRRARELAMRALFAHTQGGVDLEEAFRHALEEMGGEEDAYGDPLDQEGVAFARRLLEGYKAHAEEVDRVLRETVEGWDFAQMSKTDLTVLRLATYEMLYEPTPFAPLIEVAVKIANRYGGEHSGAFVNGVLGRLYRRIKGGELKAVPKED, encoded by the coding sequence ATGCTTAGGCGAGCCCGGGAGCTGGCCATGCGGGCCCTGTTTGCCCACACCCAGGGGGGGGTGGACCTGGAGGAGGCCTTCCGTCACGCCTTGGAGGAGATGGGGGGGGAGGAGGACGCCTACGGCGATCCCCTGGACCAGGAAGGGGTGGCCTTTGCCCGGAGGCTCTTGGAGGGGTACAAGGCCCATGCGGAGGAGGTGGACCGGGTGCTGCGGGAAACCGTGGAGGGATGGGATTTCGCCCAGATGTCCAAAACCGACCTCACGGTCTTGCGCCTGGCCACCTACGAGATGCTCTACGAGCCCACCCCCTTCGCCCCCCTGATCGAGGTGGCGGTGAAGATCGCCAACCGCTACGGGGGGGAGCACTCCGGGGCTTTTGTCAACGGGGTCCTTGGCCGCTTGTACCGGCGGATTAAGGGGGGCGAGCTGAAGGCGGTGCCCAAGGAGGACTGA
- a CDS encoding bifunctional 5,10-methylenetetrahydrofolate dehydrogenase/5,10-methenyltetrahydrofolate cyclohydrolase, with amino-acid sequence MTLARILSGHEVAQAVYQELRETLSSLPFVPSLRVIRLGDDPASVSYVRLKDKRARELGLLSQVEVYPADTPEEALLERIATLNQDPEVDGILVQLPLPAHIRTDRVLEAISPLKDVDGFHPINVGKLWSGGEGLFPCTPLGIVRLLKHHGVELRGKEVVVLGRSNIVGKPLAGLLLREDATVTVAHSRTRNLPEVTRRAEVLVVAVGKPHLVRREWVRPGAIVVDVGVNRVDDKLLGDVHPEVAEVASALTPVPGGVGPMTVAMLMANTVKAALLRRHGAPR; translated from the coding sequence ATGACCCTTGCCCGTATCCTTTCCGGCCACGAGGTGGCGCAGGCCGTGTACCAGGAGCTAAGGGAGACCCTTAGCTCCCTGCCCTTTGTGCCCTCCCTCCGGGTGATCCGCCTGGGGGATGACCCCGCCTCGGTTTCCTACGTGCGCCTGAAGGACAAAAGGGCCCGGGAGCTGGGCCTTTTGAGCCAGGTGGAGGTGTACCCGGCGGATACCCCCGAGGAGGCCCTTTTAGAGCGGATCGCCACCCTGAACCAGGATCCCGAGGTGGACGGTATCCTGGTCCAGCTTCCCTTGCCCGCCCACATCCGCACGGATCGGGTTTTGGAGGCCATCTCTCCCCTCAAGGATGTGGACGGCTTCCACCCCATCAACGTGGGCAAGCTTTGGAGCGGGGGCGAGGGGCTTTTCCCCTGCACCCCCTTGGGCATCGTGCGCCTCCTAAAGCACCACGGGGTGGAGCTAAGGGGCAAGGAGGTGGTGGTCCTGGGCCGGTCCAACATCGTCGGCAAGCCCCTGGCCGGCCTCCTCCTGCGGGAGGACGCCACCGTGACCGTGGCCCATTCCCGCACCCGGAACCTTCCGGAGGTAACCCGGCGGGCAGAGGTGCTGGTGGTGGCGGTGGGGAAGCCCCACCTGGTGCGCAGGGAGTGGGTGCGGCCGGGGGCCATCGTGGTGGACGTGGGGGTGAACCGGGTGGACGACAAGCTCCTTGGCGATGTGCACCCCGAGGTGGCCGAGGTGGCCTCCGCCCTCACCCCGGTCCCCGGGGGTGTGGGGCCCATGACCGTGGCCATGCTGATGGCCAACACCGTGAAGGCGGCTTTGCTCAGGCGGCATGGAGCTCCTCGCTAA
- a CDS encoding divergent PAP2 family protein, with product MELLANQVFWTAILANLLAQTLKLFLYYLLEGRFQWERFLETGGMPSSHSATVSALAMGVGFREGFGSTLFAVAAVLALIVMYDATGIRRAAGLHAQLLNQLVQELQQVLQKGPAPEPLKELLGHTYLEVLVGALLGALVAFLSFHLFPAA from the coding sequence ATGGAGCTCCTCGCTAACCAGGTCTTTTGGACGGCGATCCTGGCCAACCTTCTGGCCCAGACCCTGAAGCTTTTCCTCTATTACCTGCTGGAGGGCCGGTTTCAGTGGGAACGCTTCTTGGAAACCGGGGGGATGCCCAGCTCCCACTCCGCCACCGTGAGCGCCTTGGCCATGGGGGTGGGCTTCCGGGAGGGCTTTGGTAGCACCCTGTTCGCCGTGGCCGCCGTCCTTGCCCTCATCGTCATGTACGACGCCACGGGGATCCGCCGGGCGGCGGGGCTTCATGCCCAGCTCCTCAACCAGTTGGTTCAGGAACTGCAGCAGGTTTTGCAGAAGGGTCCCGCCCCGGAGCCTTTGAAGGAGCTTTTGGGCCACACGTACCTCGAGGTCCTGGTGGGGGCCCTTCTGGGCGCCTTGGTGGCCTTCCTCAGCTTTCACCTTTTCCCGGCGGCGTAG